ATAGGCGCATGGTCGATTGTTGACGCTCAGACTACTGAACTGGCGCAAACTCAACAGGAACATTCCCTGCATGGCACCACTGTGCCCGGTGAAAGAGGAACAATTGACCTCCTCTCAAAGCAAATCCAAACCCATCAACCAACTAAACCATTAATTCAAGAATCCATGTCTGAACCCCTCATTGCTGAAATTAAAATGTTTGGAGGCAACTTCGCCCCGCGCGGCTGGGCTTTCTGCAACGGTCAAACCCTTGCCATTTCATCCAACTCCGCTTTATTCTCCATCCTCGGCACCATCTACGGAGGTGACGGCCGCACCACCTTCGCCCTACCCGACCTTCGCGGCCGCACCCCCATCTCATCGGGTCGTGGCCCGGGGCTAGCCAACTACAACCTTGGCCAACGAGGGGGCAGCGAACAGGTTGTTTTAAACAGCACTCAAATCCCCTCACATCACCATACAGTCAACAACCTGAAGGTAGGTGTCAGCACCCAGG
The Oceaniferula marina DNA segment above includes these coding regions:
- a CDS encoding phage tail protein, whose translation is MSEPLIAEIKMFGGNFAPRGWAFCNGQTLAISSNSALFSILGTIYGGDGRTTFALPDLRGRTPISSGRGPGLANYNLGQRGGSEQVVLNSTQIPSHHHTVNNLKVGVSTQAADTDDPSGAVFGVGNEDAFFEGAANATMDDTSLTGNTDFTGGNQSHTNMQPYLATNYIIALLGIYPSRS